Proteins encoded within one genomic window of Natator depressus isolate rNatDep1 chromosome 1, rNatDep2.hap1, whole genome shotgun sequence:
- the SREBF2 gene encoding sterol regulatory element-binding protein 2 isoform X2, with protein METRELGMEAMETLTELGDELTLGDIDEMLQFVSNQVGEFPDLFSEQLCGTFQSSGGGSAGGTLDHPLQSSYSQAQLQSFPSTTASPQLQPVQVKVPQATAPAPQRSAPLLQPRPQLQPQLQQQTVMITPTFSSAPQTRFIQQPLIYQNAATSFQVLQPQVQSLVTSSQVQPVTIQQQVQTVQAQRVFTQAANGTIQTLTPATVQTVAAPQVQQVPVLVQPQIIKTDSLVLTTLKADGNPVMAAVHNPALTTLTTPIQTTALQTLVGSNGTILTTMPMMMGQEKMPIKQVPGGVKQLEPPKEGERRTTHNIIEKRYRSSINDKIIELKDLVMGTDAKMHKSGVLRKAIDYIKYLQQVNHKLRQENMVLKLANQKNKLLKGIDLSSLVDNDVDLKMDDFNQNVLLMSPPASDSGSQEGFSPYSIDSEPGSPLLDDAKVKDEPDSPPVALGMVDRSRILLCALTFLCLSFNPLTSLLEGRGMPESDSPIHQGSGRNVLAFESGAGGWFGWMMPTLLLWLVNGVIVLSVFIKLLVHGEPVTRLHSRSSVMFWRHRKQADLDLARGDFAAAASNLQICLSVLGRALPASRLDLACSLSWNVIRYSLQKLGLVRWLLKRTSRRQRAREAAAGFEDEAKTSARDAALAYHKLHQLHITGKLPSSSAYSGLHMALCAVNLAECAEEKIPPSMMAEIHLTAAVGLKTRCGGKLGFLAGYFLNKAQSLCSSERSAIPDSLRWLCHPLGQRFFVERSWTVKSATKESLYCAPRNPADPIAQVHQAFCENLLERAVDSLVKPQARKGAAGQEKEEPEPCEFASALEYLKLVNSFVDSMGSGTPPFNSSSVLKLALGPDLVCRWWSAAIGMAISWLRGDDAGVRSRFTEVERMPKSLEMSENALVKAIFHVCKAMQASLSGKADGQQSSFGPCERASSHLWNSLNMSSGVANAGLNNMIQLLTCDLLLSLRTMLWQKQANSSQALGETYHASASELTGFQRDLSSLRKLAHGFRPAYRKVFLHEATVRLMAGASPTRTHQLLEHSLRRCTAQSGKQGELDILPGQRERATAILLACRHLPLSFLSSPGQRAVLLAEAARTLEKVGDKRSCNDCQQMIVKLSGGTAIAAS; from the exons AGATGCTGCAGTTCGTCAGCAACCAGGTCGGGGAGTTTCCGGATCTGTTTTCAGAGCAGTTATGTGGCACCTTCCAGAGCAGTGGTGGAGGTAGCGCTGGTGGAACCTTGGACCATCCACTGCAGAGCTCATACAGCCAGGCACAGCTGCAGTCCTTCCCATCCACCACTGCCTCTCCCCAACTCCAGCCTGTGCAAGTCAAAGTGCCCCAGGCAACAGCACCTGCCCCTCAGCGATCTGCACCCCTCCTTCAGCCTcgtccccagctccagccccagctccaacaGCAGACTGTGATGATTACTCCAACtttcagctctgctccccagaccAGGTTCATTCAGCAACCGCTAATATACCAGAATGCAGCCACAAGTTTTCAAG TGCTTCAGCCTCAAGTTCAGAGCCTGGTGACGTCCTCCCAAGTTCAGCCAGTGACCATCCAGCAGCAGGTGCAGACTGTGCAGGCTCAGAGGGTGTTCACGCAGGCTGCCAATGGCACCATCCAAACGCTAACCCCTGCCACAGTCCAGACAGTAGCTGCTCCTCAGGTCCAGCAAGTTCCA gtcctggTCCAGCCTCAGATCATAAAGACAGATTCTCTTGTCTTGACAACTTTGAAGGCAGATGGCAATCCAGTTATGGCTGCAGTTCATAATCCGGCCCTCACTACACTGACCACCCCTATTCAGACAACGGCACTGCAG ACCTTGGTTGGCAGCAATGGGACCATTTTGACCACGATGCCCATGATGATGGGACAGGAAAAGATGCCCATCAAACAGGTGCCTGGTGGGGTCAAGCAGCTGGAACCGCCCaaagaaggagagaggaggacGACCCATAACATAATTGAGAAGCGCTACCGGTCATCTATAAATGACAAGATCATTGAGCTGAAGGACCTGGTCATGGGAACAGATGCCAAG ATGCACAAATCTGGAGTACTGAGGAAGGCCATTGATTATATTAAATACCTACAGCAGGTCAACCATAAGCTGAGACAGGAGAACATGGTTCTGAAGCTGGCTAACCAGAAAAACA AGCTGCTGAAGGGCATTGACCTGAGCAGTCTTGTGGACAACGATGTGGACCTGAAGATGGATGACTTCAACCAAAATGTTCTCTTGATGTCTCCCCCGGCCTCTGACTCGGGGTCTCAGGAGGGCTTCTCCCCCTATTCCATTGACTCTGAGCCGGGAAGCCCGCTCCTGGATGATGCAAAG GTTAAAGACGAACCTGACTCTCCCCCTGTGGCCCTTGGCATGGTGGATCGCTCTCGAATACTTCTCTGTGCTCTCACATTCCTCTGCCTCTCCTTCAACCCTCTGACATCGCTCCTGGAGGGTCGAGGGATGCCCGAATCAGACAGCCCTATACACCAGGGCTCTGGAAGGAATGTGCTGGCCTTCGAGTCAG GTGCTGGCGGCTGGTTTGGCTGGATGATGCCCACTTTGCTGTTGTGGCTGGTGAATGGTGTAATTGTCCTGAGTGTGTTTATAAAGCTCCTTGTGCATGGGGAGCCGGTGACCCGGCTGCACTCCCGCTCGTCTGTAATGTTCTGGCGGCATCGCAAGCAGGCTGACCTGGATTTGGCAAGG GGGGATTTTGCAGCAGCTGCATCAAATCTGCAGATCTGTCTGTCAGTTCTGGGCCGAGCGCTGCCTGCGTCCCGCTTGGACTTGGCctgcagcttgtcctggaacgTGATCCGCTACAGTctgcagaagctggggctggtTCGCTGGCTACTGAAGAGGACTTCACGGCGACAGCGAGcaagagaggctgctgctggctTTGAGGATGAGGCCAAGACCAGTGCTCGGGATGCAGCTCTGGCATATCACAAACTCCATCAGCTCCACATCACAG GTAAACTTCCATCCAGCTCGGCCTACTCAGGTTTGCACATGGCCCTGTGCGCTGTGAATCTGGCTGAGTGTGCGGAGGAGAAGATCCCACCCAGCATGATGGCAGAGATCCACCTGACTGCTGCTGTCGGCCTGAAAACCCGCTGCGGAGGCAAGCTGGGCTTCCTGGCG GGTTATTTCTTAAATAAGGCCCAGAGCCTGTGTAGCTCAGAGCGGAGCGCCATTCCCGACTCCCTGCGCTGGCTGTGTCACCCACTGGGACAGAGGTTTTTTGTGGAACGGAGCTGGACTGTGAAATCTGCTACAAAGGAGAGTCTATACTGTGCCCCGAGGAacccag CTGATCCCATAGCCCAGGTTCACCAGGCATTCTGTGAGAATCTGTTGGAGAGAGCTGTGGATTCCCTTGTGAAGCCTCAGGCCAGGAAAGGGGCTGCGGGACAGGAGAAGGAGGAGCCAGAGCCCTG CGAATTCGCTAGTGCTTTGGAGTACCTGAAATTAGTCAACTCCTTTGTGGACTCCATGGGAAGCGGGACTCCACCTTTCAATAGCAGTTCGGTCCTGAAGTTGGCCCTGG GCCCTGATTTGGTGTGCAGATGGTGGTCAGCGGCAATCGGCATGGCAATCAGTTGGCTCAGAGGGGACGATGCAGGCGTGAGGTCACGTTTCACAGAAGTGGAGCGCATGCCCAAATCTCTGGAGATGTCAGA GAACGCCCTGGTGAAAGCGATCTTCCATGTATGCAAAGCCATGCAGGCCTCTCTGTCGGGGAAGGCAGATGGGCAGCAGAGCTCCTTTGGTCCCTGCGAGAGGGCCAGCAGCCACCTGTGGAACAGCCTGAACATGAGCAGTGGTGTGGCTAACGCTGGCCTCAACAAT ATGATCCAGCTGCTGACTTGTGACTTACTGCTCTCGCTCCGCACCATGCTGTGGCAGAAGCAGGCGAACTCCAGCCAGGCCCTGGGTGAGACCTACCACGCCTCGGCCTCTGAGCTGACGGGTTTCCAGCGAGACCTCAGCAGCTTGCGCAAACTGGCCCATGGCTTCAGGCCCGCTTATCGCAAG GTGTTCCTGCATGAGGCTACTGTGCGTTTGATGGCAGGCGCCAGCCCCACCCGCACCCACCAGCTGCTGGAGCACAGCTTGAGGCGATGCACCGCCCAGAGCGGCAAACAAG GTGAGCTGGACATTCTGCCAGGACAGAGAGAGCGAGCCACGGCGATTCTCCTGGCCTGCCGCCaccttcccctctccttcctctcgTCCCCGGGCCAGCGAGCGGTCCTGCTGGCAGAAGCAGCCCGCACTCTGGAGAAAGTGGGGGACAAGCGCTCCTGCAACGACTGCCAGCAAATGATTGTCAAACTGAGTGGGGGCACCGCTATCGCCGCCTCCTAG
- the SREBF2 gene encoding sterol regulatory element-binding protein 2 isoform X1, with product METRELGMEAMETLTELGDELTLGDIDEMLQFVSNQVGEFPDLFSEQLCGTFQSSGGGSAGGTLDHPLQSSYSQAQLQSFPSTTASPQLQPVQVKVPQATAPAPQRSAPLLQPRPQLQPQLQQQTVMITPTFSSAPQTRFIQQPLIYQNAATSFQVLQPQVQSLVTSSQVQPVTIQQQVQTVQAQRVFTQAANGTIQTLTPATVQTVAAPQVQQVPVLVQPQIIKTDSLVLTTLKADGNPVMAAVHNPALTTLTTPIQTTALQVPTLVGSNGTILTTMPMMMGQEKMPIKQVPGGVKQLEPPKEGERRTTHNIIEKRYRSSINDKIIELKDLVMGTDAKMHKSGVLRKAIDYIKYLQQVNHKLRQENMVLKLANQKNKLLKGIDLSSLVDNDVDLKMDDFNQNVLLMSPPASDSGSQEGFSPYSIDSEPGSPLLDDAKVKDEPDSPPVALGMVDRSRILLCALTFLCLSFNPLTSLLEGRGMPESDSPIHQGSGRNVLAFESGAGGWFGWMMPTLLLWLVNGVIVLSVFIKLLVHGEPVTRLHSRSSVMFWRHRKQADLDLARGDFAAAASNLQICLSVLGRALPASRLDLACSLSWNVIRYSLQKLGLVRWLLKRTSRRQRAREAAAGFEDEAKTSARDAALAYHKLHQLHITGKLPSSSAYSGLHMALCAVNLAECAEEKIPPSMMAEIHLTAAVGLKTRCGGKLGFLAGYFLNKAQSLCSSERSAIPDSLRWLCHPLGQRFFVERSWTVKSATKESLYCAPRNPADPIAQVHQAFCENLLERAVDSLVKPQARKGAAGQEKEEPEPCEFASALEYLKLVNSFVDSMGSGTPPFNSSSVLKLALGPDLVCRWWSAAIGMAISWLRGDDAGVRSRFTEVERMPKSLEMSENALVKAIFHVCKAMQASLSGKADGQQSSFGPCERASSHLWNSLNMSSGVANAGLNNMIQLLTCDLLLSLRTMLWQKQANSSQALGETYHASASELTGFQRDLSSLRKLAHGFRPAYRKVFLHEATVRLMAGASPTRTHQLLEHSLRRCTAQSGKQGELDILPGQRERATAILLACRHLPLSFLSSPGQRAVLLAEAARTLEKVGDKRSCNDCQQMIVKLSGGTAIAAS from the exons AGATGCTGCAGTTCGTCAGCAACCAGGTCGGGGAGTTTCCGGATCTGTTTTCAGAGCAGTTATGTGGCACCTTCCAGAGCAGTGGTGGAGGTAGCGCTGGTGGAACCTTGGACCATCCACTGCAGAGCTCATACAGCCAGGCACAGCTGCAGTCCTTCCCATCCACCACTGCCTCTCCCCAACTCCAGCCTGTGCAAGTCAAAGTGCCCCAGGCAACAGCACCTGCCCCTCAGCGATCTGCACCCCTCCTTCAGCCTcgtccccagctccagccccagctccaacaGCAGACTGTGATGATTACTCCAACtttcagctctgctccccagaccAGGTTCATTCAGCAACCGCTAATATACCAGAATGCAGCCACAAGTTTTCAAG TGCTTCAGCCTCAAGTTCAGAGCCTGGTGACGTCCTCCCAAGTTCAGCCAGTGACCATCCAGCAGCAGGTGCAGACTGTGCAGGCTCAGAGGGTGTTCACGCAGGCTGCCAATGGCACCATCCAAACGCTAACCCCTGCCACAGTCCAGACAGTAGCTGCTCCTCAGGTCCAGCAAGTTCCA gtcctggTCCAGCCTCAGATCATAAAGACAGATTCTCTTGTCTTGACAACTTTGAAGGCAGATGGCAATCCAGTTATGGCTGCAGTTCATAATCCGGCCCTCACTACACTGACCACCCCTATTCAGACAACGGCACTGCAGGTACCG ACCTTGGTTGGCAGCAATGGGACCATTTTGACCACGATGCCCATGATGATGGGACAGGAAAAGATGCCCATCAAACAGGTGCCTGGTGGGGTCAAGCAGCTGGAACCGCCCaaagaaggagagaggaggacGACCCATAACATAATTGAGAAGCGCTACCGGTCATCTATAAATGACAAGATCATTGAGCTGAAGGACCTGGTCATGGGAACAGATGCCAAG ATGCACAAATCTGGAGTACTGAGGAAGGCCATTGATTATATTAAATACCTACAGCAGGTCAACCATAAGCTGAGACAGGAGAACATGGTTCTGAAGCTGGCTAACCAGAAAAACA AGCTGCTGAAGGGCATTGACCTGAGCAGTCTTGTGGACAACGATGTGGACCTGAAGATGGATGACTTCAACCAAAATGTTCTCTTGATGTCTCCCCCGGCCTCTGACTCGGGGTCTCAGGAGGGCTTCTCCCCCTATTCCATTGACTCTGAGCCGGGAAGCCCGCTCCTGGATGATGCAAAG GTTAAAGACGAACCTGACTCTCCCCCTGTGGCCCTTGGCATGGTGGATCGCTCTCGAATACTTCTCTGTGCTCTCACATTCCTCTGCCTCTCCTTCAACCCTCTGACATCGCTCCTGGAGGGTCGAGGGATGCCCGAATCAGACAGCCCTATACACCAGGGCTCTGGAAGGAATGTGCTGGCCTTCGAGTCAG GTGCTGGCGGCTGGTTTGGCTGGATGATGCCCACTTTGCTGTTGTGGCTGGTGAATGGTGTAATTGTCCTGAGTGTGTTTATAAAGCTCCTTGTGCATGGGGAGCCGGTGACCCGGCTGCACTCCCGCTCGTCTGTAATGTTCTGGCGGCATCGCAAGCAGGCTGACCTGGATTTGGCAAGG GGGGATTTTGCAGCAGCTGCATCAAATCTGCAGATCTGTCTGTCAGTTCTGGGCCGAGCGCTGCCTGCGTCCCGCTTGGACTTGGCctgcagcttgtcctggaacgTGATCCGCTACAGTctgcagaagctggggctggtTCGCTGGCTACTGAAGAGGACTTCACGGCGACAGCGAGcaagagaggctgctgctggctTTGAGGATGAGGCCAAGACCAGTGCTCGGGATGCAGCTCTGGCATATCACAAACTCCATCAGCTCCACATCACAG GTAAACTTCCATCCAGCTCGGCCTACTCAGGTTTGCACATGGCCCTGTGCGCTGTGAATCTGGCTGAGTGTGCGGAGGAGAAGATCCCACCCAGCATGATGGCAGAGATCCACCTGACTGCTGCTGTCGGCCTGAAAACCCGCTGCGGAGGCAAGCTGGGCTTCCTGGCG GGTTATTTCTTAAATAAGGCCCAGAGCCTGTGTAGCTCAGAGCGGAGCGCCATTCCCGACTCCCTGCGCTGGCTGTGTCACCCACTGGGACAGAGGTTTTTTGTGGAACGGAGCTGGACTGTGAAATCTGCTACAAAGGAGAGTCTATACTGTGCCCCGAGGAacccag CTGATCCCATAGCCCAGGTTCACCAGGCATTCTGTGAGAATCTGTTGGAGAGAGCTGTGGATTCCCTTGTGAAGCCTCAGGCCAGGAAAGGGGCTGCGGGACAGGAGAAGGAGGAGCCAGAGCCCTG CGAATTCGCTAGTGCTTTGGAGTACCTGAAATTAGTCAACTCCTTTGTGGACTCCATGGGAAGCGGGACTCCACCTTTCAATAGCAGTTCGGTCCTGAAGTTGGCCCTGG GCCCTGATTTGGTGTGCAGATGGTGGTCAGCGGCAATCGGCATGGCAATCAGTTGGCTCAGAGGGGACGATGCAGGCGTGAGGTCACGTTTCACAGAAGTGGAGCGCATGCCCAAATCTCTGGAGATGTCAGA GAACGCCCTGGTGAAAGCGATCTTCCATGTATGCAAAGCCATGCAGGCCTCTCTGTCGGGGAAGGCAGATGGGCAGCAGAGCTCCTTTGGTCCCTGCGAGAGGGCCAGCAGCCACCTGTGGAACAGCCTGAACATGAGCAGTGGTGTGGCTAACGCTGGCCTCAACAAT ATGATCCAGCTGCTGACTTGTGACTTACTGCTCTCGCTCCGCACCATGCTGTGGCAGAAGCAGGCGAACTCCAGCCAGGCCCTGGGTGAGACCTACCACGCCTCGGCCTCTGAGCTGACGGGTTTCCAGCGAGACCTCAGCAGCTTGCGCAAACTGGCCCATGGCTTCAGGCCCGCTTATCGCAAG GTGTTCCTGCATGAGGCTACTGTGCGTTTGATGGCAGGCGCCAGCCCCACCCGCACCCACCAGCTGCTGGAGCACAGCTTGAGGCGATGCACCGCCCAGAGCGGCAAACAAG GTGAGCTGGACATTCTGCCAGGACAGAGAGAGCGAGCCACGGCGATTCTCCTGGCCTGCCGCCaccttcccctctccttcctctcgTCCCCGGGCCAGCGAGCGGTCCTGCTGGCAGAAGCAGCCCGCACTCTGGAGAAAGTGGGGGACAAGCGCTCCTGCAACGACTGCCAGCAAATGATTGTCAAACTGAGTGGGGGCACCGCTATCGCCGCCTCCTAG